A genomic segment from Aspergillus puulaauensis MK2 DNA, chromosome 1, nearly complete sequence encodes:
- the NCS1 gene encoding EF-hand domain-containing protein (BUSCO:EOG09264RR2;~COG:T;~EggNog:ENOG410QD9F;~InterPro:IPR011992,IPR028846,IPR002048,IPR018247;~PFAM:PF00036,PF13499,PF13405,PF13202,PF13833;~go_function: GO:0005509 - calcium ion binding [Evidence IEA]), which produces MGKSQSKLSPSQLEELQKATHFDKKELQQWYKGFLKDCPSGQLTKEEFQDIYRKFFPFGDPSSFANYVFRVFDSDNSGMIDFKEFICALSVTSRGRMEDKLDWAFQLYDIDGDGKITYDEMLAIVEAIYKMVGSMVKLPEDEDTPEKRVRKIFRMMDKDENGSLDMEEFKEGSKRDETIVSALSLYDGLV; this is translated from the exons ATGGGCAAGTC GCAGTCAAAGTTATCCCCGAGCCAGCTTGAAGAGCTTCAGAAAGCGACGCATTTCGACAAAAAGGAGTTGCAGCAATGGTATAAGG GCTTTCTGAAGGATTGCCCGTCCGGGCAATTgacgaaggaggagttccAGGACATCTACCGAAAATTCTTCCCCTTCGGTGATCCGTCGTCATTCGCGAATTATGTATTTCGGGTCTTTGATTCAGATAACAGCGGCATGATCGATTTCAAAGAGTTCATCTGCGCGCTGTCGGTTACCTCGCgtgggaggatggaggaCAAGCTGGACTGGGCCTTCCAACTCTACGACATTGACGGCGACGGGAAGATCACATATGACGAGATGCTGGCGATTGTCGAGGCGATCTACAAGATG GTTGGCTCGATGGTGAAGCtccccgaggacgaggataCACCAGAGAAGCGGGTTCGCAAGATCTTCCGGATGATGGACAAGGACGAGAACGGCAGCCTCGACATGGAAGAGTTTAAAGAGGGGAGCAAGCGCGACGAGACGATTGTCAGTGCGCTGTCGCTGTATGATGGACTGGTATAA
- a CDS encoding transmembrane 9 family protein (BUSCO:EOG09261FH7;~COG:U;~EggNog:ENOG410PFGI;~InterPro:IPR004240;~PFAM:PF02990;~SECRETED:SignalP(1-23);~TransMembrane:9 (n10-17c22/23o270-295i345-373o379-400i421-440o452-475i506-525o537-563i575-594o606-635i);~go_component: GO:0016021 - integral component of membrane [Evidence IEA]) produces the protein MRFDRRTSPLINLLLTAPTLSAAFYLPGVAPTSYDDGQSVPLYVNHLTPGIAQQDEQLHSVFSYDYYHPAFRFCVPENGPKDVRESLGSILFGDRIQTSPLGLSMRKDETCKATCQEATFDARSATFTNQKIGQGYNINWLVDGLPAAQQNLGNEPQAYSPGFALGELDEAERPVLHNHFDILVDYHPVNVGNKQKYRVIGVLVQPSSRSGSRVSEDGTATCDEGDPIYLDNDGETKVTWTYSVSWRESATPWATRWDKYLKVQYPKIHWFSLVNAAVFVIFLVGMVSVILVRALKKDIARYNRLDSFNLDDLDGTSAAVEDGIQEDSGWKLVHGDVFRCPKSPLLLSVLVGNGAQLFMMTGATVVFAMFGLLSPANRGFLATAILLIYTLFGFIGGYVSSRVYKSFGGEAWKRNIIMTPVLVPAFIFSVFFLLNLFVWAKGSSGAVPFGTMLALVLIWFVISVPLSVAGSWLGFKQQIIEGPTKTNQIPRQIPPMRGSLKTVPSLFLTGILPFGAIFVELYFIMTSLWTNKIYYMFGFLFLCYGLMVVTTAATTVLLVYFLLCAENYRWHWRAFAGAGMTGLYVFLNALLFWATRVSFGGLTGAVLYVGYSALIGFIVFILTGAIGFFASWLFVQRIYGSIKVD, from the exons ATGCGGTTCGACAGGCGGACGTCGCCATTAATTAACCTTCTCCTAACAGCCCCCACGCTGTCTGCGGCTTTCTATCTTCCAGGTGTAGCACCCACCTCATACGATGATGGCCAGTCCGTACCTCTCTACGTGAACCATCTCACCCCCGGGATAGCCCAGCAGGACGAGCAGCTACATTCTGTATTCTCATACGACTATTATCACCCAGCTTTCCGGTTTTGTGTTCCAGAAAATGGCCCAAAGGATGTTCGAGAGTCGCTGGGGAGCATCCTGTTCGGAGACAGGATCCAAACCTCACCATTGGGGTTGAGCATGCGCAAGGATGAGACCTGCAAAGCGACTTGTCAGGAGGCTACGTTTGATGCCAGAAGCGCCACGTTTACCAACCAGAAGATCGGGCAGGGATACAATATCAACTGGCTGGTGGACGGGCTGCCGGCCGCTCAGCAGAATCTTGGGAATGAGCCTCAGGCTTATAGCCCTGGTTTTGCCCTTGGTGAACTTGATGAGGCCGAACGGCCTGTCTTGCACAACCACTTTGATATCTTGGTTGACTACCACCCCGTGAACGTTGGAAACAAGCAAAAGTATCGAGTCATTGGTGTGCTAGTCCAACCAAGTTCCCGGAGCGGCTCGCGGGTCTCCGAAGATGGAACGGCAACGtgcgatgaaggcgaccCAATATATTTGGACAACGATGGCGAGACAAAGGTTACTTGGACTTACAGTGTGAGCTGGCGGGAGTCAGCCACCCCGTGGGCAACTCGATGGGACAAATACTTGAAGGTGCAGTATCCGAAAATTCACTGGTTCTCACTTGTCAACGCGGCTGTCTTCGTTATTTTCCTCGTCGGAATGGTCAGCGTGATTCTTGTTCGTGCTCTCAAAAAGGATATTGCTCGGTATAACCGCCTGGATTCGTTTAACCTGGACGATTTGGACGGAACATCCGCCGCTGTCGAGGACGGGATCCAGGAAGATTCGGGCTGGAAGCTGGTCCATGGCGATGTCTTCCGATGTCCCAAGTCACCTTTGCTTCTCAGTGTGCTTGTCGGAAATGGAGCCCAACTTTTCATGATGACCGGCGCCACTGTTG TCTTTGCGATGTTTGGCCTGTTGTCCCCTGCCAATCGAGGTTTCCTTGCAACTGCTATCCTCCTTATCTACACACTCTTTGGATTCATCGGAGGCTACGTTTCATCGAGGGTTTACAAATCATTTGGTGGTGAAGCCTGGAAACGTAACATTATTATGACCCCCGTACTGGTCCCAGCGTTCATCTTCAGCGTCTTTTTCCTGCTCAACCTATTTGTTTGGGCCAAGGGCTCAAGTGGTGCTGTGCCATTCGGCACAATGCTTGCGCTCGTGTTGATCTGGTTCGTTATCAGCGTGCCATTGAGTGTTGCCGGTAGCTGGCTTGGGTTCAAGCAGCAG ATTATTGAGGGCCCAACAAAAACCAACCAAATCCCTCGGCAAATCCCGCCCATGAGAGGTAGCTTGAAGACAGTTCCATCGCTTTTCTTGACTGGTATCCTCCCATTCGGCGCTATTTTTGTGGAGCTGTACTTCATCATGACATCTCTGTGGACCAACAAGATCTATTACATGTTTGGATTTCTGTTCCTGTGCTACGGTTTGATGGTTGTCACCACCGCTGCCACGACAGTCTTGCTGGTATACTTCCTCCTTTGCGCTGAAAACTACAGGTGGCACTGGCGAGCTTTTGCAGGCGCAGGAATGACCGGTCTGTATGTCTTCCTTAacgctcttcttttctgggCCACCAGGGTAAGCTTCGGCGGTCTCACCGGGGCTGTGCTCTACGTGGGCTACTCGGCATTGATCGGATTCATCGTCTTTATCCTTACCG GCGCGATCGGTTTCTTTGCCAGTTGGCTCTTTGTGCAACGCATTTACGGCTCGATCAAGGTCGACTAA
- a CDS encoding uncharacterized protein (COG:S;~EggNog:ENOG410PY1Z;~InterPro:IPR036864,IPR001138;~TransMembrane:1 (o403-422i);~go_function: GO:0000981 - DNA-binding transcription factor activity, RNA polymerase II-specific [Evidence IEA];~go_function: GO:0008270 - zinc ion binding [Evidence IEA];~go_process: GO:0006355 - regulation of transcription, DNA-templated [Evidence IEA]), with protein sequence MVRVSRGCQACVDAQLQCNGRSPCSRCQAMRINCSSGRRVFKFRDEAPALRQRYHSTPSPSPSKSPSPSTSPEFINPPRSGEVVELPSRPSSRVSRTSPRAEYKKVSLPMDEYINPSLTVKAIGTQQTQVFTNYILASFPCFFRCTEDRVPVNWVEYVDQRRGSMNSCFDWAVRACTAAYVGFLHNDLRYLHASQSLYHRALRGLANLLSSEVTAKSDEALAAAITLAIFEKHNCSSPDAWLRHASGIRTLMKLRGAKAHLQGFGRAMYIVYRNFLITAALVEGEACFLEEPEWRALNEKIAADNAKLPTSSLYTDVVERGFLEVLKIPGLVKRTRGLQRQTPKERVGTQPALLQDVQALRAALRGIYTEFGVSMSMLRSGQEANDTFVGPVPHFFFEGYSSLFARGIRLALLILNYLIVIMDPKQRATIDSDNFMLLNDMARNQQISHPTFKYNLPLTPPKSPGKPSIVVQSLITAETREPPTTNWMDRIITTMGLEAVHVCLVG encoded by the exons ATGGTCAGAGTGTCGCGCGGCTGTCAGGCCTGCGTTGATGCTCAGCTTCAG TGCAATGGCAGGTCTCCCTGTTCGCGATGCCAGGCTATGAGAATTAATTGTTCGAGCGGTCGCCGAGTCTTCAAGTTCAGAGACGAAGCTCCTGCTCTACGCCAACGCTACCATTCAACACcttcgccctctccctcaaagTCACCATCTCCTTCCACGTCTCCCGAATTTATTAATCCGCCACGGTCcggcgaggttgttgaacTTCCATCGCGACCCTCCTCACGAGTCTCACGAACTTCCCCGCGGGCcgaatataaaaaagtttCGCTCCCCATGGATGAATACATAAACCCATCCTTGACAGTCAAGGCAATCGGCACCCAACAAACTCAGGTTTTTACGAACTATATACTCGCATCTTTTCCCTGTTTCTTCCGGTGTACAGAAGACCGTGTTCCTGTCAACTGGGTTGAATATGTTGACCAACGTCGGGGGTCCATGAACTCTTGCTTTGACTGGGCCGTCCGTGCATGTACGGCTGCATATGTGGGGTTTCTCCATAACGATTTACGATATCTTCATGCCTCGCAGAGCTTGTACCATCGCGCCCTTCGCGGTCTTGCTAATCTGTTATCAAGTGAAGTAACCGCCAAGTCGGACGAGgccctggctgctgcaattACATTAGCCATTTTCGAAAAGCACAATTGCAGCAGTCCGGACGCATGGTTGCGGCATGCATCTGGTATCCGGACGCTGATGAAATTACGTGGGGCGAAAGCCCATTTGCAGGGGTTTGGCCGAGCCATGTACATTGTCTACCGCAATTTTCTCATCACTGCTGCCTTAGTTGAAGGCGAAGCTTGCTTCTTAGAAGAGCCTGAATGGCGGGCACTCAATGAAAAAATCGCTGCGGACAACGCGAAACTGCCAACTTCGTCGCTATATACCGACGTGGTGGAGCGGGGATTCCTTGAAGTATTAAAGATTCCCGGACTCGTGAAACGAACGCGCGGGCTGCAGCGTCAAACACCGAAGGAAAGAGTCGGGACTCAACCGGCACTCCTCCAGGATGTACAGGCACTCCGGGCCGCACTTCGAGGCATATACACGGAATTCGGTGTTTCAATGTCGATGCTTCGGTCCGGTCAGGAAGCCAACGATACTTTCGTGGGTCCTGTGcctcatttcttcttcgaaGGCTATTCGTCCCTTTTCGCCCGCGGTATCCGATTAGCCCTACTAATACTCAACTATCTGATCGTGATCATGGATCCGAAACAGCGAGCAACGATCGATTCTGATAACTTTATGCTTCTCAATGACATGGCCCGCAATCAGCAAATTTCACATCCAACCTTCAAATACAATCTTCCACTCACACCCCCCAAATCGCCAGGCAAACCAAGTATCGTCGTGCAGTCATTGATAACCGCAGAAACAAGAGAACCGCCGACGACCAACTGGATGGACCGCATCATTACCACGATGGGTCTTGAGGCTGTTCACGTCTGTCTGGTTGGATAA
- a CDS encoding uncharacterized protein (COG:S;~EggNog:ENOG410PSHK;~TransMembrane:2 (i84-102o157-178i)), whose product MENPVAEIPTVIHLLTQSPPSLQEETIDRFFTPDASFVHPFCRIWRHNGSRWGVKKIYQWYKIMSPHIELDVGSVAYDKENLKLYVTIFQIFSIWLVPFYSAPVSLTTVLDLTTDPGEEKKDATRGEGTKRYYIQKQEDFYQPQEFIKFVMPFGGSLLVAMWHAFASLFSIIGVFALWPIMWAEERGFFDYNYRVANGAREGVVDVLNNHVQDLKVT is encoded by the exons ATGGAAAACCCAG TCGCTGAAATTCCAACTGTTATTCACCTTCTTACTCAATCACCACCTTCTCTTCAAGAAGAGACAATCGACCGATTTTTTACCCCTGATGCCTCATTCGTGCACCCATTCTGTCGCATTTGGAGGCACAATGGCAGCCGATGGGGAGTGAAGAAGATATACCAATGGTACAAGATCATGTCGCCGCATATAGAGCTGGACGTTGGATCTGTTG CATATGATAAAGAAAACCTAAAGCTCTACGTCACCATCTTCCAAATATTCTCCATCTGGCTCGTTCCATTCTACTCTGCGCCTGTATCCCTCACGACCGTTCTGGACCTCACGACGGACCCTggtgaggaaaagaaggatgcAACGCGAGGCGAGGGTACAAAACGGTACTATATCCAGAAGCAGGAAGACTTTTACCAGCCGCAGGAGTTTATCAAGTTTGTTATGCCCTTTGGAGGGAGTCTTCTTGTTGCGATGTGGCATGCATTTGCTAGCCTGTTTTCTATCATTGGGGTCTTTGCCTTGTGGCCGATTATgtgggcggaggagagggggTTTTTCGACTATAACTACCGCGTTGCGAATGGGGCCCGGGAGGGGGTTGTTGACGTTCTGAATAATCATGTTCAGGACCTTAAGGTTACATAA
- a CDS encoding uncharacterized protein (COG:Q;~EggNog:ENOG410PIG4;~InterPro:IPR020946,IPR036188,IPR000960;~PFAM:PF13738,PF07992,PF00743;~TransMembrane:2 (o20-38i461-480o);~go_function: GO:0004499 - N,N-dimethylaniline monooxygenase activity [Evidence IEA];~go_function: GO:0050660 - flavin adenine dinucleotide binding [Evidence IEA];~go_function: GO:0050661 - NADP binding [Evidence IEA];~go_process: GO:0055114 - oxidation-reduction process [Evidence IEA]) — MPNTSSSQSSLSTFISNPFLQTYTFLYLLLQHLLNWVFAPSPPPSSPIVNDFPRKRVAVIGTGLTGVSAAAHCVGHGFDVQLFEGRPKDKGLGGIWSRVNSTSSLQIHSIMYRFHPSVHYDTAYPTQEEVRDQIIDVWKRYKLEDRTVFDTPVQSVKQTRTGKWIINNDEDQWGRFDGVVASVGVCGDPKMPTLPDQKDFGGAIYHSSELDGKDVKDKKILIVGGGASAIEALEFAVKSGASEIDVLSRSDKWIIPRNVWVQSLLAMNIFGQETFLSWIPESLLHKFFYRDLQDIAPSSGLFTQTPMANSELFDQIREGKARWLRGDIMSVKEDGILFNFRTKGVPQGGPGRESVVPGEVIIMATGFKRPSLSFLPEDAFEDPYGPPSWYLQVFPPMYPTICANNSTYVNAIGTVGNMHIGIYTRFLLMFLVDPLSRPTEGRMKTWIDFTRFMKRLSPVGAFDFFTYTELIYWFVFVILVNPFRWKWAPFVLFGIGRGLPAQVVKQEEAFRNTLRKQRST; from the exons ATGCCCAACACGAGCAGCTCCCAGTCTTCTCTCTCAACCTTCATTAGCAATCCCTTTCTTCAGACTTACACCTTTCTCTACCTGCTTCTCCAACACCTCCTCAATTGGGTCTTTGCCCCAAGTCCCCCACCGTCAAGCCCAATTGTCAATGATTTTCCTAGGAAGAGAGTCGCAGTAATTGGTACCGGCTTGACAGGAGTGTCTGCAGCTGCGCACTGTGTCGGCCATGGCTTCGACGTTCAGCTGTTTGAAGGCAGACCAAAAGATAAAGGTCTAGGCGGTATCTGGAGT CGAGTCAATTCGACTTCGTCGCTTCAGATTCACAGCATAATGTACCGCTTCCACCCATCAGTGCACTACGATACTGCTTATCCCACCCAAGAAGAGGTCCGCGATCAGATCATTGATGTATGGAAGCGGTATAAGCTTGAGGATCGTACCGTTTTCGACACTCCCGTCCAGTCCGTCAAACAGACCAGGACCGGCAAATGGATAATTAACAATGACGAAGACCAATGGGGCCGGTTTGACGGTGTCGTTGCCTCTGTTGGAGTCTGCGGTGATCCGAAAATGCCTACTTTGCCCGACCAGAAAGACTTTGGAGGCGCAATCTACCATTCGTCGGAGCTGGACGGCAAAGacgtcaaggacaagaagataCTCATTGTTGGTGGCGGTGCAAGTGCTATTGAGGCTCTGGAGTTTGCTGTTAAGTCTGGCGCTTCTGAGATCGATGTTCTATCACGTTCCGACAAATGGATCATTCCACGAAACGTTTGGGTTCAGTCTCTTTTGGCAATGAACATTTTCGGCCAGGAGACGTTCTTATCCTGGATCCCAGAAAGCCTCCTACATAAGTTCTTCTATCGCGATCTCCAAGACATTGCTCCCTCTAGTGGTCTTTTTACACAGACACCGATGGCAAACAGTGAACTCTTCGATCAGATCCGCGAGGGCAAGGCTCGGTGGCTTCGCGGTGATATTATGTCTGTCAAGGAAGATGGCATCTTGTTCAACTTCAGGACCAAGGGGGTTCCCCAAGGCGGCCCTGGACGCGAATCCGTTGTCCCAGGCGAAGTTATTATCATGGCAACCGGTTTCAAGCGCCCTtcgctttctttccttcctgaAGATGCCTTCGAGGATCCATATGGCCCACCTAGCTGGTATCTGCAAGTATTCCCTCCGATGTACCCCACCATCTgcgccaacaacagcacctATGTCAACGCAATCGGCACTGTTGGAAATATGCACATTGGCATCTATACACGGTTTTTACTCATGTTTCTCGTTGACCCGTTGTCGCGCCCTACTGAAGGGCGCATGAAGACCTGGATTGACTTCACCCGCTTTATGAAGCGCCTCTCTCCTGTCGGTGCcttcgacttcttcaccTACACTGAGCTGATCTACTGGTTTGTGTTTGTCATTCTTGTCAACCCCTTCCGATGGAAGTGGGCACCTTTCGTTTTGTTTGGTATTGGTAGAGGTCTACCAGCCCAGGTGGtgaagcaggaagaagcgTTCCGCAACACTTTGAGGAAGCAGCGCTCTACCTAA
- the lcp5 gene encoding small subunit rRNA maturation protein LCP5 (BUSCO:EOG09263C4C;~COG:A;~EggNog:ENOG410PKD4;~InterPro:IPR007146;~PFAM:PF04000), with translation MALVASQSQQPELQNISDLLESLTASLSSTGTSLPSNKRESPTEVSILPPQDGISLLDTKCDLLLSYLQNLVFLMLLQLRELPSKGDSAEEDGDSESSQSIRAQVTNKLTELRTYLDRGVRPLEGRLKYQVDKVIKAAEEAERAEKDAQATKPKPSKSKSHDESGSEGESVSENASSDEEDDSEEDEDIDEMAYRPNVSAFSKKVEPEAKVDKSARNATSDGIYRPPKIMPTAMPTTERKERKERPTRRSNVIDEFVSAEMSSAPMAEPSIGSTIVNGGRYSKSKKEREHEAERTRYEETNFVRLAGDNKKERAKKAASRRAEGTFGGEEWRGLTEGADRISRLTKRAKGSGNALEKSRKRKPTEDGQRGDGVGVGQIFEKRRKKVESWKR, from the coding sequence ATGGCACTGGTAGCTTCACAATCACAGCAGCCCGAGCTGCAAAATATATCAGACTTATTGGAAAGTCTCACCGCATCTCTTTCCTCCACTGGAACGTCGCTACCGAGCAACAAACGCGAATCGCCTACGGAAGTTTCGATCTTACCCCCGCAAGATGGCATTTCGCTGCTCGACACCAAATGCGATTTGCTGCTTTCGTACCTTCAAAACCTCGTTTTTCTAATGCTTCTTCAACTGAGGGAACTACCTTCGAAAGGTGATTcagcagaggaagatggcgattcCGAGTCGAGCCAATCAATTCGGGCACAGGTCACCAATAAATTAACCGAATTGCGAACATATTTGGATCGCGGTGTCCGTCCACTAGAGGGGAGGCTGAAGTACCAGGTTGATAAGGTGATCAAGGCGGccgaggaagcagaaaggGCAGAGAAGGATGCGCAGGCTACCAAGCCCAAGCCGAGCAAATCTAAAAGCCATGACGAAAGCGGCAGCGAGGGTGAATCAGTATCAGAGAACGCCAgcagcgacgaagaggatgacagcgaagaggacgaagacatTGACGAGATGGCATATCGGCCTAACGTGTCGGCATTCTCGAAGAAGGTGGAACCCGAGGCCAAGGTTGACAAGAGTGCGCGGAACGCTACGAGTGATGGCATTTACCGACCACCGAAGATTATGCCGACCGCAATGCCTACTACTGAACGAAAGGAACGCAAGGAGCGACCCACGCGCAGGTCCAACGTTATTGATGAGTTCGTCAGCGCTGAGATGTCTTCGGCGCCGATGGCCGAGCCAAGTATTGGTAGCACAATCGTTAATGGAGGAAGATACTCAAAGAgcaagaaagagagagagcaCGAGGCCGAGCGTACTCGTTACGAAGAAACCAACTTTGTTCGTCTCGCAGGCGACAACAAGAAGGAGCGAGCCAAGAAGGCCGCGTCTCGTCGGGCTGAAGGTACTTTCGGAGGCGAGGAATGGAGAGGTCTTACTGAAGGCGCGGATCGTATCTCAAGACTTACGAAGAGGGCCAAAGGAAGCGGAAATGCGCTCGAGAAAAGTCGGAAGCGCAAGCCCACCGAGGACGGACAGCGTGGCGATGGCGTCGGAGTCGGCCAGATATTTGAGAAGCGACGGAAGAAGGTTGAATCTTGGAAACGGTAG
- a CDS encoding uncharacterized protein (COG:D;~EggNog:ENOG410PKD1), whose translation MAFQGTPVLDRFITSLAEIVRDRDGAKLQDFLQIEPPLPDVYGRMVVELQHRYPNGSPKEADLLRRCEGLVPKSKGGSSWTAFPTFMKLYFSFLRDVNVENLLETYDVLKGLLNQCVMALGDSQFGIVVLPTVLYLSKVLAKLAMGLDRRPELVAHLLRLEGGADQDESTEKVTLVEKSANVVREAFIKCLTDRSGTPGVHGKPEGKRVGIYLMANLCLKLLFQCGKLRNAEQMFASITAQSPPLKYFPAGQRVTYLYYLGRYLFSNNLFFPAQIALQSAYDQCHHQAINQKRLILTYLISCNIVMGRFPSLNLLQRPEAQGLADKFIPLCQLIARGDYIAFRDHLSMNSPATEWFARKGILLPLRNRCEIIVWRSLARKVFIHGGFHGEPQGQTQRGPPPFLYLNKLEAAVRWLQSQHPSSSTMPTTSPFANNLQKPANKSSYGSQVVSVAPDQDFVSLNDPVTNGNGPDPSLLSKYSDYLCPEGSFDPKGEWQSNPSRTLVDGALDLDYSQYELDPYAEGFDEESDKPSTLLREIESILASLLTQGLMRGYLTHRNPRFAIPGARLRGALPTGFPNVWQTIYARESEDTGVPGWVQPPPTMAIGGAAALAAGGRVVNLSGAKPVGVQ comes from the exons ATGGCGTTCCAAGGCACTCCTGTCCTTGACCGGTTTATCACATCACTGGCCGAGATAGTTAGAGACCGGGATGGCGCCAAACTCCAAGACTTTTTGCAGATCGAACCGCCGCTACCCGACGTGTACGGACGGATGGTGGTTGAACTGCAACACAGATACCCCAATGGATCACCAAAAGAAGCGGATCTGTTACGGCGCTGCGAAGGATTGGTGCCCAAATCTAAAGGGGGGAGCTCATGGACTGCTTTCCCAACATTCATGAAGCTGtacttctccttcctgcGCGACGTGAATGTCGAGAATTTGCTTGAGACATATGATGTGTTGAAAGGGCTCCTAAA CCAATGCGTCATGGCACTTGGTGACAGCCAATTCGGTATCGTTGTCTTGCCCACCGTACTTTACCTCTCCAAAGTTCTGGCAAAGCTGGCCATGGGACTAGATCGCCGACCTGAACTGGTTGCACACTTGTTGAGACTAGAGGGTGGTGCAGATCAGGATGAGAGCACCGAGAAGGTCACATTAGTGGAGAAGTCCGCGAATGTGGTTCGAGAGGCCTTCATTAAATGCCTGACTGACCGCAGCGGCACACCTGGAGTCCACGGGAAGCCCGAGGGGAAGCGTGTTGGGATCTATCTGATGGCTAACTTGTGCCTCAAGCTTCTTTTTCAG TGTGGCAAGCTTCGAAACGCAGAGCAGATGTTTGCAAGCATCACTGCTCAATCCCCGCCACTGAAATACTTTCCCGCCGGTCAGAGAGTCACCTACCTGTATTACCTTGGACGCTACTTGTTCTCGAACAACCTGTTTTTTCCGGCCCAGATTGCGTTGCAATCCGCTTACGACCAATGTCACCATCAAGCCATAAACCAGAAACGACTCATTCTCACATACCTCATCTCGTGCAATATTGTAATGGGCCGCTTTCCATCCCTAAATCTACTACAGCGACCCGAAGCACAGGGGTTAGCTGACAAGTTTATCCCGCTTTGCCAACTTATTGCCCGCGGAGATTACATTGCCTTCAGAGACCACCTTAGTATGAATTCACCAGCCACTGAATGGTTTGCCCGAAAAGGCATCCTGCTCCCATTGCGCAACCGATGTGAAATCATCGTATGGCGCTCTCTTGCACGGAAGGTCTTCATACACGGTGGCTTTCATGGAGAGCCCCAGGGTCAAACCCAGAGAGGGCCACCTCCATTCCTGTACCTCAACAAACTTGAAGCTGCCGTACGATGGCTACAATCCCAACACCCTTCATCATCCACGAtgccaacaacatccccattCGCAAACAACCTACAAAAACCAGCGAACAAGAGCTCCTACGGGTCACAGGTCGTGTCAGTAGCCCCTGACCAGGACTTCGTTTCGCTTAACGACCCTGTCACGAACGGAAATGGTCCCGACCCGTCCCTCCTATCCAAATACTCTGACTACCTTTGCCCCGAGGGCTCCTTCGACCCAAAAGGGGAGTGGCAATCGAATCCATCCAGAACCCTGGTCGATGGGGCCCTAGACTTAGACTACAGCCAATACGAACTGGACCCATACGCGGAAGGATTCGACGAAGAATCCGACAAACCATCTACACTGTTGCGTGAAATTGAATCCATACTCGCCTCCCTCCTGACTCAGGGTCTTATGCGTGGGTACCTCACACATCGGAATCCGCGATTCGCTATCCCCGGTGCGCGACTGCGTGGTGCTTTGCCCACGGGGTTCCCCAATGTATGGCAAACCATATATGCTCGTGAATCGGAGGACACGGGTGTCCCGGGCTGGGTTCAACCCCCTCCGACTATGGCTATTGGTGGTGCCGCCGCTTTAGCTGCCGGAGGAAGAGTGGTGAACCTCTCTGGTGCCAAACCTGTTGGTGTTCAATAA